DNA sequence from the bacterium genome:
CGGCGTAATAAAAATAATGTAAATTTTATCGTTAAATGTGCTAAGTTAAGTTGACCATATCATAATCCTATGCTAAACTTAAAGCGGTAGGTTATGTTGAATTTTATAAAGGGTATTGCGATTGATTGCTTATGTTCACAACATTTTGGGATTGGGTATTAGGAATAGGAATTCTCATCGTCTTGATTTTATTTTTTGGTGAAATATATATTTTTTATCGTGACCGCAGGTCGTCAGCAATATTTGCGGCATTAAGTTATTTATCTGTAGCCATTGGATTAAGTTTTTATTTCACCAGTTCATTATGGCTCCGTTTGGTTTTCGGTCCGCTCATATTCATTTTTGCGTTCATTTTATTTTGGGTAAGTTACTCTGCACGGAAAGAAGAACGCGCTCCGCGCGCGATTTTCATCTCAAAAACACAAAAGGAAAAAGAAGCTGAAAAACAATCAAAATTAGAAAAGAAAAGGGTTGCTGAGATTTCTGCTTCCGGAGCTATCGCTGCGGAAAAACGAACTACCGCACGAATTCCAATCGCTGGCGGAAAATCCCTTCCTAAAAGTGGTTCAAGTGCAGGAAAAACATCGCCACCGACTACTGGAAGAACGAGTAAATAGCGTTTCGCAATTATCAGAACAGCGACCTTATACCTATTTAACAGTAACTTAACTAATGTTATAACAAATTTTCACCATTATGGTTGCAGATACCAAGAACCCTATCAATTGTAGAATGGCTGACTGTCAGTATTATTCCGAGCAGATAATGAATACGTCGGAAGGACAGGTTAAGCAGGTATTCTGTGCTTCACCAAACTGGGCATTATTATCGGTTACTCGGATTGACCTCGGTTGTCCATCATACCGACTGGATTGGACAAAACGAACCAGTCAACTATCGACCCCGGAAATTAAACCAGTTCAACCGAAACCGCAACCTGAAGAATCTACCGCAGCAATCCTCCCTAGAAAGCCTCAAGCTACCGCTCCTTCGAAACCAACTCTAAGTAAAGTGAAAAATCGGAATAATGATCAACCGAATGCTCCCGATAGTCTGAAACCGAAACCACGGCAAAAACCGACCCCAGATTTCGCACCGCCAGTTAGTCCGAAACCTGAACCAGAACACGTGCCAACAAAAGCTTTTTCTCGGATGAAAGATTTACCGCCGCCGGAAGAAATTGTTCGTCGGTTTATCGAATCGTGGAATAAGCAAGATTTTGCTGCGGAATATCAATGTTTATCGCAAACCTTGCCATTACCACCGCTCGGTGATTATATTCAATCCCGGCAATCGATATATCAAGCATTATCGCAACAAATTGGAAAAGGAACCCCACCTCTCCAGCAAGTGGAGATTAAGAAGGTCGAATTCCGTCCTGGCGGAGTTTATATCGAATGCCTACGGAAAGATATTTTGGGTAAAGAAGAAAAACATTATCTTCAGGAGTTTTTGCTCCGTCGAGAAGAAGGCGGTTGGAAAATCACGCATGTCCATTCAAAACGATTGCGAACCACCTAGTTTATACAATTCATTAAACGCTCACTGCCCGCCTAACTTTGCCTTTATAATGTCTAATATTGGAACGTAATGAGAATTGAACCGTTCAATTCTCATGATGCCCAAGTAACACATCACTCAATAAACAAATAAACTATTTATTCAAAACCGATAATATCAATAAAATTGTTACAGATTTCCGAAATTAACGTAAACTAGGCGAGAAAAATTGAACTGGTGGAGGAAAAGGGAGTCGAACCCTCGACCTCCTCGTTGCGAACGAGGCGCTCTCCCAGCTGAGCTATTCCCCCACAACTAATTCGAAGTTGTCGAGATTGAAATATTGTCAAATGCAAAACTGAAATAGCAAACGAATGTATAAATTTTACGTAGTATTACGTGGTTCTGTCAAGCTATCTAGAAGTCATTTTTTCTGAGTTTTATAGGCGATAGCTGCTGAAATAAACTCACGGAATAATGGATGTGGGTTTAAAGGTCGGCTTTTAAATTCGGGATGAAATTGACTAGCGACAAACCAGGGGTGTTCCGGTATTTCAATAATTTCAACTAAACTTGCATCCGGTGATAATCCGGCAACAAGCATCCCAGCGTTTTCAAACAGTGATTTAAATTCATTGTTAAATTCGTACCGATGCCGATGCCGTTCAAAAATAACCGTTTGGTGATATGCTTGATAGCTTTTAGAGGTATCTCGCAAATGGCAAGGATAAGCGCCTAACCGCATTGTTCCTCCTAGTTCCGAAATTTTCTTTTGCTCTTCCAGCAGACTGATCACCGGATACGGCGTATGCTTATCGAATTCGGTGCTATTCGCTTTTTCTAACCCGCAGACATTTCGAGCGAAATCAATCACTGCACATTGCATTCCTAAACAAATCCCGAAAAACGGTATTTTTTTCTCGCGCGCATATCGTACCGCAGCAATTTTCCCTTCAATCCCTCGAGGACCAAATCCACCGGGTATTAAAATGCCACTGACATCACCGAGTAAATCATCGGTGCCTTTTTCTTCAATCTCTTCAGAATCAATTTTCTTTATTTCAAGTTTATAATTATTCGCTATCGCTCCGTGATATAATGCTTCATAAATACTTTTATATGCATCCTGCAATCCGATATATTTTCCGACCACGGCTACTTTAACCACGCCAATTGGATTTTTAATTCGATACACTAATTGTTCCCAAGCTGACATATCACTCTTATCGAGCGGAATCCCTAATCGTTTCAAGATCACTTCATCCAACTTCTGCTCAGAAAACATCAAAGGCACTTCATAAATCGAATTCACATCTAACGCCTGAAAAACTGATTCCGTTTCCACGTTACAGAATAACCCGATTTTTGAACGCATTTCTTCAGAGAGCGGTTTTTCTGTTCGGCAAAGCAGAACGTCTGGCTGAATCCCGATACTCCGCAACGCCGCAACGCTATGCTGAGTCGGTTTAGTTTTCATTTCACCCGCCGCCTTGATAAACGGAATCAAGGTTACGTGAACATATAACACATTCTCTCGACCAACGTCCAAGCGGAATTGTCGAATCGCCTCGAGAAAAGGTAATCCTTCAATATCACCGACTGTTCCGCCGATCTCAGTGATAACCACATCTAAATGGTCTTTTTCCGCTAATTTACGAATTCTCGATTTTATTTCATTGGTGATATGCGGAACCACCTGAACCGTTCCACCAAGATAATCACCACGTCGTTCTTTCGTTATGACATCATAATATATCCGTCCGGCAGTAACATTATTATCCTGACTGGTTACGATACTGGTGAACCGTTCATAGTGTCCTAAATCCAGGTCGGTTTCCGCACCGTCATCGGTAACATATACT
Encoded proteins:
- a CDS encoding CTP synthase, with product MTKYIFVTGGVVSSLGKGIASASIGCLLESHGLKITLQKFDPYINVDPGTMSPYQHGEVYVTDDGAETDLDLGHYERFTSIVTSQDNNVTAGRIYYDVITKERRGDYLGGTVQVVPHITNEIKSRIRKLAEKDHLDVVITEIGGTVGDIEGLPFLEAIRQFRLDVGRENVLYVHVTLIPFIKAAGEMKTKPTQHSVAALRSIGIQPDVLLCRTEKPLSEEMRSKIGLFCNVETESVFQALDVNSIYEVPLMFSEQKLDEVILKRLGIPLDKSDMSAWEQLVYRIKNPIGVVKVAVVGKYIGLQDAYKSIYEALYHGAIANNYKLEIKKIDSEEIEEKGTDDLLGDVSGILIPGGFGPRGIEGKIAAVRYAREKKIPFFGICLGMQCAVIDFARNVCGLEKANSTEFDKHTPYPVISLLEEQKKISELGGTMRLGAYPCHLRDTSKSYQAYHQTVIFERHRHRYEFNNEFKSLFENAGMLVAGLSPDASLVEIIEIPEHPWFVASQFHPEFKSRPLNPHPLFREFISAAIAYKTQKK